A region of Polyodon spathula isolate WHYD16114869_AA chromosome 4, ASM1765450v1, whole genome shotgun sequence DNA encodes the following proteins:
- the LOC121314720 gene encoding COX assembly mitochondrial protein homolog, with product MESAKREEPVLRNVEKDVLIPKLMREKAKKCCSEKVHAFNKCCKDSGFLMVLKCRKQNTALMECLTVYYKDPAFYEECKQEYLKEKQEFIRTGIPTKNRN from the exons AGGAACCTGTTCTTCGGAACGTAGAGAAAGATGTGCTGATTCCCAAATTAATGAGGGAGAAGGCAAAGAAATGCTGCTCAGAAAAAGTACACG CTTTTAACAAATGCTGCAAAGACAGTGGCTTTCTCATGGTCCTCAAATGTCGAAAGCAAAATACTGCTCTAATGGAGTGCTTAACTGTTta CTATAAGGATCCAGCTTTTTATGAAGAATGCAAACAGGagtatttgaaagaaaaacaagagtTTATAAGAACTGGTATTCCTACGAAGAACCGAAACTAA